The window GTTCACGTACGGCGGCCGTGCGGGCGGCCCAGTCACGGCGCAGTTCCATCCGTTTTTCGTTGAGGGCGGTCACGGTTTCCGGGCGGGCGTTGGCCTCCAGTTCCTGGGCCGCCCGACACATGGGCTCAGGCGCCGAGGCCAGCAGGAATTTGCCCCGGGCATTCCGGCTCCAGGCGGCGAGGGCCTCCTCCTCCAGGTCGGTGGGCGGAAGCACGACCTGGGCGGAAACCGGGCCGTCCGTACCCTGGCTCCAGGCCAGCAATTCAGCCTCAAGGCTCACACGCCGGGGCTCCAGCATGTCCACATGCAGCAGGCCCTGTTCCCATCCCCGCCAGGTACCGTACTCTTCGCGGCGGGCATCAATGCCCCAGACGGCGTACTTGTCCATCACCCACTCCTGGGCATCCACCAGACCCTGCGTACCCGTCAGTCGCGGGCCGATCACGTCCAGCAGTTCATGGGCCAGTTGTTCGACCTGGGAATTCTCCACACCCACGTCCCACATGGTGCGAATGACGGGATCGTCCGTCGGGAAGGTCTGGGCGACGGCGGTGGAAGTGGAGGTGGAAGGCAGGGCGACGGCAAGAATCCCGGCGAGGGCCATGCAGGCAGTAAGGAAACGGTTCATTTCAGACAGTCGGCTGGTTAACAATCCGCACGGGCGGAAAATTTGGATTTCGATACGTAATGGTACAAATTCCGGCTCCTTCGTCCTACACGCAACCCTTCCACCCGAGTTTCATGTCCAATTTCAAGATGCGTCACGCAGCGGCCGCCCTCTTCGTGGGCGTGGCCATCATGGCCGGCTGTGCCACTTCAAATCCGCTCTTCAAGCCTTCTTTTGCCGATCTCGCACGGCCCGCTCCGGACTCCTTCGACGTGGAGGTGGTTACGAGCGCCGGGACGTTCGATCTCCGGATATACCGCGACTGGGCCCCCATCGGTGTGGACCGCGCGTTCTACCTGTTCCGGCACAATTATTACGCCGGCACGCGATTCTACCGGGTCATCGACGGGTTCGTGGCCCAGTTCGGCGGGACGCCCCATGCGGCGCTGGACTCCATCTGGAATGCCATGCCGCTGAACGACGAGCCGGTCCGCGCATCGAACAAGCGCGGCACCATTGCCTATGCCCGCGCCGGTGCCCGGACGCGCTCGGCGACCATGTACATCAACCTGGAGGACAATACGCGGCTGGATTCCCTGGATTCCGGGAACGTGGTGGGCTATCCGCCATTCGGACGGGTGGTCCGCGGCATGGCGGTGGTGGACAGTCTGTACAGCGGCTACGGACCCGCGCCCATGCGCTTCAGTCGCGACATCCAGGCGCTCCGGAACGACTTCCCGCGGCTGGATTCCATTGCCTCTACGCGCGTTACGCGCATGTATTAGCATGATCCGTCCCATCATTCAGATCGGCGACCCCGTCCTGCGTGAAGTCTGCACCCCTGTTGCCCCGGAGGATATTTCCTCCGCGGACGTGCAGGCGCTGATTTACGACCTCATCGACACCAAGCGGGCGGCGGGCGGCGCGGGCATTGCTGCCCCGCAGGTCGGCGACGCCCGCCGCATCTTCATCGTCGAAGTCAAGGACAACCCCCGTTACCCCTACAAGCCCGAGGTCCCGCTGGACGTCGTCATCAATCCCGAGCTGGAATTCCTGACCGACGAACGCTTCGAGAACTACGAGGGCTGCCTGTCCATCGCGGACCTGCGCGGC of the Rhodothermales bacterium genome contains:
- a CDS encoding peptidylprolyl isomerase codes for the protein MSNFKMRHAAAALFVGVAIMAGCATSNPLFKPSFADLARPAPDSFDVEVVTSAGTFDLRIYRDWAPIGVDRAFYLFRHNYYAGTRFYRVIDGFVAQFGGTPHAALDSIWNAMPLNDEPVRASNKRGTIAYARAGARTRSATMYINLEDNTRLDSLDSGNVVGYPPFGRVVRGMAVVDSLYSGYGPAPMRFSRDIQALRNDFPRLDSIASTRVTRMY
- the def gene encoding peptide deformylase, which codes for MIRPIIQIGDPVLREVCTPVAPEDISSADVQALIYDLIDTKRAAGGAGIAAPQVGDARRIFIVEVKDNPRYPYKPEVPLDVVINPELEFLTDERFENYEGCLSIADLRGRVPRCPHIRIRGLDRTGKPFEKEVRGITAGTYQHEYDHLEGILFPDRVEKEDSLCSWDAFRTHHEDAFRREVEAIVTRWGS